A DNA window from Actinokineospora baliensis contains the following coding sequences:
- a CDS encoding DUF5130 family protein, whose protein sequence is MVAGDLVRHEPDVLVEDPEHGYGAVRTISGRVSVAKQREVAPPGLPFSTVALTRLDEALTLSSRATGIGFSVYLGDLGADTRARAEDLHAAIGANSAESVLLAVSPGQRRVEIVTGTESARRLTDRGCNLAVMSMVASFKEGDLVGGLVSALRMLADQAGHAPKH, encoded by the coding sequence GTGGTGGCTGGTGACCTCGTCCGGCACGAGCCGGACGTCCTGGTTGAGGACCCCGAGCACGGCTACGGCGCCGTCCGCACCATCAGCGGCCGGGTGTCGGTCGCCAAGCAGCGCGAGGTGGCCCCGCCGGGCCTCCCGTTCTCCACGGTCGCGCTGACCCGCCTCGACGAGGCCCTCACCCTGTCCTCCCGCGCGACCGGCATCGGTTTCAGCGTGTACCTGGGCGACCTGGGCGCGGACACCCGCGCCCGCGCCGAGGACCTGCACGCCGCCATCGGCGCGAACTCGGCGGAGTCGGTCCTGCTGGCGGTGTCCCCCGGCCAGCGCAGGGTCGAGATCGTCACCGGCACCGAGTCCGCCCGCAGGCTCACCGACCGAGGCTGCAACCTGGCCGTCATGAGCATGGTCGCCTCCTTCAAGGAAGGCGACCTGGTCGGCGGCCTGGTCAGCGCCCTCCGCATGCTCGCCGACCAGGCGGGCCACGCCCCCAAGCACTAA
- a CDS encoding glycoside hydrolase family 13 protein: MRRSAEPDPSGEQQREQTPQWWRRAVFYQVYVRSFADANGDGVGDLEGIRSRLGYLELLGVEALWLTPFFRSPMADHGYDVADPREVDPLFGDLAGFDRLVADAHAHGIKVTIDVVPNHSSDQHRWFQDALAARPGSRERERYFFRDGRGDGSLPPNNWVSVFGGPAWTRVPDGQWYLHLFAPQQPDLNWDNSEVRADLVTTLRFWLDREVDGFRIDVAHGMAKPAGLPDMPEYLRSLTGAQTHGVDDPRFDNDEVHEVHRLIRKVTDEYPGSMAVGEIWVRTDAQFARYVRPDELHLGFNFALVDADFDADAVRRAIDMSLEAVSRSPAPPTWTLSNHDVVRHVTRYGGGDVGARRARAMALVQLALPGVVYLYNGEELGLPNVDLPDWALQDPLWERSGHTDRGRDGARVPLPWEGSEPPFAFSEGTSTWLPIPQEWAGLTVESQLEDPGSMLSLYRQALELRKTHSGFAGTELEWYGAPPGCFAYRRKGGGLICALNTSGAPVPLPPGEVLLASGPIDGTDLPPETAVWLI; the protein is encoded by the coding sequence GTGCGACGATCCGCCGAGCCGGACCCCTCGGGTGAGCAGCAGCGCGAGCAGACCCCCCAGTGGTGGCGGCGGGCGGTGTTCTACCAGGTCTACGTGCGCTCCTTCGCCGACGCCAACGGCGACGGGGTCGGCGACCTGGAGGGCATCCGGTCCCGGTTGGGCTACCTGGAACTGCTGGGGGTCGAGGCGCTGTGGCTGACCCCGTTCTTCCGCTCGCCGATGGCCGACCACGGCTACGACGTGGCCGACCCGCGCGAGGTGGACCCCCTCTTCGGTGACCTCGCCGGGTTCGACCGGCTGGTGGCCGACGCGCACGCGCACGGCATCAAGGTCACCATCGACGTGGTGCCCAACCACAGCAGCGACCAGCACCGGTGGTTCCAGGACGCGCTGGCGGCCCGCCCCGGGTCGCGGGAGCGGGAGCGGTACTTCTTCCGCGACGGCCGCGGCGACGGTTCGCTGCCGCCGAACAACTGGGTGAGCGTGTTCGGCGGGCCCGCGTGGACGCGGGTGCCGGACGGGCAGTGGTACCTGCACCTGTTCGCCCCGCAGCAGCCGGACCTGAACTGGGACAACTCCGAGGTCCGCGCGGACCTGGTGACGACGCTGCGGTTCTGGCTCGACCGCGAGGTCGACGGGTTCCGCATCGATGTGGCGCACGGCATGGCCAAACCCGCCGGGCTGCCGGACATGCCGGAGTACCTGCGGTCGCTGACGGGGGCCCAGACGCACGGGGTGGACGACCCGCGCTTCGACAACGACGAGGTGCACGAGGTGCACCGGTTGATCCGCAAGGTGACCGACGAGTACCCGGGGTCGATGGCGGTCGGGGAGATCTGGGTGCGGACCGACGCCCAGTTCGCCAGGTACGTCCGGCCGGACGAGCTGCACCTGGGGTTCAACTTCGCGTTGGTGGACGCGGACTTCGACGCCGACGCGGTGCGGCGGGCGATCGACATGTCGCTGGAGGCGGTGTCGCGGTCCCCTGCGCCGCCGACGTGGACGCTGTCCAACCACGACGTGGTGCGGCACGTGACCCGCTACGGCGGGGGCGATGTGGGTGCTCGTCGGGCGCGGGCGATGGCGCTGGTGCAGTTGGCGTTGCCCGGCGTTGTGTACCTCTACAACGGCGAAGAGCTCGGCCTGCCCAATGTGGACCTGCCGGATTGGGCTCTGCAGGATCCGTTGTGGGAGCGCTCGGGGCACACAGATCGCGGTAGGGACGGTGCGCGCGTGCCGCTGCCGTGGGAGGGCTCGGAGCCGCCGTTCGCGTTCTCCGAGGGCACGTCCACCTGGCTGCCGATCCCGCAGGAATGGGCGGGGCTCACTGTCGAGTCGCAGCTTGAGGACCCGGGTTCGATGTTGTCGCTCTATAGGCAGGCGTTAGAACTGCGCAAGACGCACAGCGGGTTCGCCGGTACGGAGCTGGAGTGGTACGGCGCTCCCCCAGGCTGTTTCGCCTATAGACGCAAGGGCGGCGGATTGATCTGCGCGCTCAACACCTCCGGCGCACCGGTACCGCTCCCGCCCGGCGAGGTCCTGCTGGCCTCAGGGCCGATCGACGGCACCGATCTCCCACCGGAAACCGCTGTCTGGCTGATCTAG
- a CDS encoding NAD-glutamate dehydrogenase: protein MTSTGTPPRTDGVVSVDGSASAGRPVSTSPEQTRDDLIERAAQQAPDIADLIRLYFRYIPPEEVIGDDPVDLVGAVRSHLRLAEQRVKGRPAVRMLNPAAATDGWSAAGTVVQIVTDDMPYLVESVSAELVRRGVQVQRVVHPIVVVRRDLAGTLKQVLPTCDVADPPTDAFAESWMYIEVDPITDPDKAREIENGLLSVLNDVREVVEDTDKMTGTATALADELEASPPPVDGEEVSDGAALLRWLADGHFTFLGYRRNELVSDDGDHALRAVLASGLGVLRQDSLAARSLTAGPDSVAHALAPRLLVLTEASAPSTVHRSTYPYYVGVKTFGEDGKVNGEHRFLGVFTGNALHEDVLDIPVVARRVREVIHQAGFPLESYSGQRMLEVIQNWPRAELFSTTEDALYATATGVLALADRRRLRLFLRRDPYNRFFSCLIFLPRDRYTTTSRIAMQEVLLDELGGTNLEFSTRLGETPLAQVYFIIHTEPSRAVDPDAQRIQERLTEAVRGWDDRLVEAVFAEQREQAESGSSLGPESATEQGQRYASVFPEAYKEDFTATEALADLHRLRGLSGESDLKMSFYVPQGAAPGERRFKLYLTGEGITLSQVLPVLQNMGVEVVDERPYELRREDGTRWWIYDFGLRIEPAVLEGRDADQLDRLKVDFQEAFAAIWRNDAEPDRFNALVLRGGLSWRQAVVLRAYSRYLRQAGTPYSQEYIEDAVLAHTGIATALVRLFEVTFDPTLSEESRTAQASTRVAEISELIDGVTSLDEDRILRSLLTVIRATLRTNYYVRDADGAPKSYLAVKLEPRAVPDLPEPRPRFEIFVCSPRVEGVHLRFGAVARGGLRWSDRREDFRTEVLGLVKAQAVKNAVIVPVGAKGGFVVKRPPAATGDPSLDREAYLAEGIACYRMFISGLLDLTDNLDAGQVVPARDVVRYDGDDTYLVVAADKGTATFSDIANEVAMSRGFWLGDAFASGGSVGYDHKAMGITAKGAWEAVKRHFRELGLDTQTQAFTVVGVGDMSGDVFGNGMLLSEHIRLVAAFDHRHVFLDPNPNPAVGFNERKRLFALPRSSWDDYERSLISEGGGVYPRTLKAIPITPQVARALSLPEDTGKLSPQELMRAILLAEVDLLWNGGIGTYVKASTESHADVGDKANDALRVDGAALRVKVVGEGGNLGLTQRGRVEFAHTGGKINTDALDNSAGVDCSDHEVNIKILLDHLVREAELDRAGRDALLAEMTEQVGELVLTDNYRQNAVLGVSRAHAGPMLSVHARLVDHLEQDQEGFDRRLEALPSREQFKAMEKAGDGLASPELATLMAHVKLALKEDVLASDLPDQDAFARRLGEYFPSKLCDRFGQAIGAHPLHRQITTTLLVNEVVDGAGISYAFRLAEEMSASATDAVRAFAVATRVYDLKSLWAEIDALDNVVATDVTDAMVLESRRLLDRASRWLLSNRPQPLAVGAEITRFHRVVGVLAPQVHDLLRGRAREEADADAARMIEAGVPDGLAKRVSGLLDEYGLLDITEVSELAERDAGVESERSPLETAQLYYALSDHLNIDQMLTSVSALERGNRWHALARLALRDDLYGSLRAITLDVLRQGDPGEAPEAKIATWERTNASRLARSRAALEEIHASGRLDLATLSVAARQVRSMVR, encoded by the coding sequence ATGACCTCGACTGGAACACCGCCCCGCACCGATGGAGTCGTCAGCGTCGACGGCTCGGCGTCGGCGGGGCGGCCGGTCAGCACCAGCCCGGAACAGACCAGAGACGACCTCATCGAGCGGGCGGCCCAGCAGGCGCCCGACATCGCTGACCTGATTCGCCTGTACTTCCGCTACATCCCGCCCGAGGAGGTCATCGGCGACGACCCGGTCGACCTCGTCGGCGCGGTGCGTTCGCACCTTCGGTTGGCCGAGCAGCGGGTCAAGGGCAGGCCCGCGGTGCGGATGCTCAACCCGGCCGCTGCCACCGACGGGTGGAGCGCGGCGGGCACCGTCGTGCAGATCGTCACCGATGACATGCCCTACCTCGTGGAGTCGGTCAGCGCCGAGCTCGTGCGCCGGGGGGTGCAGGTCCAGCGCGTGGTGCACCCGATCGTGGTGGTGCGCCGGGACCTCGCGGGCACCCTCAAGCAGGTGCTGCCGACCTGCGACGTGGCGGACCCGCCGACCGACGCGTTCGCCGAGTCGTGGATGTACATCGAGGTGGACCCGATCACCGACCCGGACAAGGCCCGGGAGATCGAGAACGGCCTGCTCAGCGTCCTCAACGACGTGCGCGAGGTCGTCGAGGACACCGACAAGATGACCGGGACCGCCACGGCACTGGCCGACGAGCTGGAGGCGTCCCCGCCGCCGGTCGACGGCGAGGAGGTCAGCGACGGCGCGGCGCTGCTGCGCTGGTTGGCCGACGGCCACTTCACCTTCTTGGGGTACCGGCGCAACGAGCTGGTGTCCGACGACGGTGATCACGCCCTGCGCGCGGTGCTCGCGTCCGGCTTGGGTGTCCTGCGTCAGGACAGCCTCGCCGCGCGGAGCCTCACCGCCGGTCCCGATTCGGTGGCGCACGCGCTGGCTCCCCGCCTGCTCGTGCTCACCGAGGCCAGTGCGCCTTCGACCGTGCACCGCTCGACCTACCCGTACTACGTCGGCGTCAAGACCTTCGGCGAGGACGGCAAGGTCAACGGCGAGCACCGCTTCCTGGGTGTGTTCACCGGCAACGCGCTGCACGAGGACGTCCTCGACATCCCCGTGGTGGCGCGCCGGGTGCGCGAGGTGATCCACCAGGCCGGTTTCCCGCTGGAGTCGTACTCGGGGCAGCGGATGCTGGAGGTCATCCAGAACTGGCCGCGCGCGGAGCTGTTCTCCACCACCGAGGACGCCCTCTACGCCACGGCGACCGGGGTGCTCGCCCTCGCCGACCGGCGCCGGTTGCGGTTGTTCCTGCGCCGCGACCCGTACAACCGGTTCTTCTCCTGCCTGATCTTCCTCCCCCGCGACCGCTACACCACGACGTCCCGCATCGCGATGCAGGAGGTGCTGCTCGACGAGCTCGGCGGCACCAATCTGGAGTTCAGCACCCGCCTTGGCGAGACGCCGCTGGCGCAGGTGTACTTCATCATCCACACCGAGCCGTCCCGGGCCGTGGACCCGGACGCGCAGCGGATCCAGGAGCGGCTGACCGAGGCCGTGCGCGGCTGGGACGACCGGTTGGTCGAGGCGGTGTTCGCCGAGCAGCGCGAGCAGGCCGAGTCCGGCTCGTCGTTGGGCCCGGAGTCGGCCACCGAGCAGGGGCAGCGCTACGCCAGCGTGTTCCCGGAGGCCTACAAGGAGGACTTCACCGCGACGGAGGCGCTGGCCGACCTGCACCGGCTGCGCGGGCTCAGCGGCGAGTCCGACCTGAAGATGTCGTTCTACGTGCCGCAGGGCGCGGCGCCGGGGGAGCGGCGGTTCAAGCTGTACCTGACCGGCGAGGGGATCACCCTGTCGCAGGTGCTGCCGGTGTTGCAGAACATGGGCGTCGAGGTGGTCGACGAGCGCCCGTACGAGCTGCGCCGCGAGGACGGCACGCGGTGGTGGATCTACGACTTCGGCCTGCGGATCGAGCCCGCGGTGCTCGAGGGCCGCGACGCCGACCAGTTGGACCGGCTCAAGGTCGACTTCCAGGAGGCGTTCGCCGCGATCTGGCGCAATGACGCCGAGCCGGACCGGTTCAACGCGCTGGTGCTGCGCGGCGGCCTCTCCTGGCGCCAGGCCGTGGTGTTGCGCGCCTACTCGCGCTACCTGCGCCAGGCGGGCACCCCGTACTCCCAGGAGTACATCGAGGACGCCGTCCTGGCGCACACGGGGATCGCGACCGCGCTCGTGCGGTTGTTCGAGGTCACCTTCGACCCGACGCTGTCCGAGGAGTCCAGGACCGCGCAGGCGAGCACCAGGGTCGCGGAGATCTCGGAGCTGATCGACGGCGTCACCAGCCTGGACGAGGACCGGATCCTGCGCAGCCTGCTGACCGTGATCCGGGCGACCCTGCGCACCAACTACTACGTGCGCGACGCCGACGGCGCGCCCAAGTCGTACCTCGCGGTGAAGTTGGAGCCGCGTGCGGTGCCGGACCTGCCCGAGCCGCGGCCGCGGTTCGAGATCTTCGTGTGCTCGCCGCGGGTCGAGGGCGTGCACCTGCGCTTCGGTGCCGTCGCCCGCGGTGGGCTGCGCTGGTCGGACCGCAGGGAGGACTTCCGCACCGAGGTGCTCGGCCTGGTCAAGGCGCAGGCGGTCAAGAACGCGGTGATCGTCCCGGTCGGCGCCAAGGGCGGTTTCGTGGTCAAGCGCCCGCCCGCGGCCACCGGTGACCCGAGCCTGGACCGCGAGGCGTACCTGGCCGAGGGCATCGCCTGCTACCGCATGTTCATCTCCGGCCTGCTCGACCTGACCGACAACCTCGACGCCGGTCAGGTCGTGCCAGCCAGGGACGTGGTGCGCTACGACGGCGACGACACCTACCTGGTGGTCGCGGCCGACAAGGGCACCGCGACGTTCTCCGACATCGCCAACGAGGTCGCGATGAGCCGCGGCTTCTGGCTGGGGGACGCGTTCGCCAGCGGCGGGTCGGTCGGCTACGACCACAAGGCGATGGGCATCACCGCCAAGGGCGCGTGGGAGGCCGTGAAGCGGCACTTCCGCGAATTGGGCCTCGACACCCAGACGCAGGCGTTCACCGTGGTCGGTGTCGGTGACATGTCCGGTGACGTGTTCGGCAACGGGATGCTGCTCTCCGAGCACATCCGGCTGGTGGCCGCGTTCGACCACCGGCACGTCTTCCTCGACCCGAACCCGAACCCGGCCGTCGGCTTCAACGAGCGCAAGCGGCTGTTCGCGCTGCCGCGCTCCTCTTGGGACGACTACGAGCGGTCGCTGATCAGCGAGGGCGGCGGTGTCTACCCGCGCACGCTCAAGGCGATCCCGATCACGCCGCAGGTGGCGCGGGCGTTGAGCCTGCCGGAGGACACCGGGAAGCTCTCCCCGCAGGAGTTGATGCGGGCGATCCTGCTCGCCGAGGTCGACCTGCTGTGGAACGGCGGCATCGGCACCTACGTCAAGGCCAGCACCGAGAGCCACGCGGACGTGGGCGACAAGGCCAACGACGCGCTGCGGGTGGACGGCGCGGCGCTGCGGGTCAAGGTGGTCGGCGAGGGCGGCAACCTGGGGTTGACCCAGCGCGGCCGGGTCGAGTTCGCGCACACCGGCGGCAAGATCAACACCGATGCGCTGGACAACAGCGCTGGCGTGGACTGCTCCGACCACGAGGTCAACATCAAGATCCTGCTCGACCACCTCGTCCGCGAGGCCGAGCTGGACCGGGCCGGTCGTGACGCGCTGCTGGCGGAGATGACCGAGCAGGTCGGCGAGCTGGTGCTGACCGACAACTACCGGCAGAACGCGGTGCTCGGCGTCAGCCGCGCGCACGCCGGGCCGATGCTGTCGGTGCACGCCCGCCTGGTCGACCACCTGGAGCAGGACCAGGAGGGCTTCGACCGCAGGCTTGAGGCGCTGCCCTCGCGCGAGCAGTTCAAGGCGATGGAGAAGGCGGGCGACGGCCTCGCCTCGCCGGAGCTGGCCACCCTGATGGCGCACGTGAAGCTGGCGCTCAAGGAGGACGTGCTCGCCAGCGACCTGCCCGACCAGGACGCGTTCGCCCGCAGGCTCGGCGAGTACTTCCCGAGCAAGTTGTGCGACCGCTTCGGCCAGGCCATCGGGGCGCACCCGCTGCACCGGCAGATCACCACGACGCTGCTGGTCAACGAGGTCGTCGACGGCGCGGGCATCTCCTACGCGTTCCGCCTTGCCGAGGAGATGAGTGCCAGCGCGACCGACGCGGTTCGCGCGTTCGCGGTGGCGACCAGGGTCTACGACCTGAAGTCGCTGTGGGCCGAGATCGACGCGCTCGACAACGTGGTGGCCACCGACGTCACCGACGCCATGGTGCTGGAATCGCGGCGGCTGCTCGACCGGGCCTCCCGGTGGCTGCTGTCGAACCGGCCGCAGCCGCTGGCCGTCGGCGCCGAGATCACCCGCTTCCACCGCGTGGTCGGGGTGCTCGCGCCGCAGGTGCACGACCTGCTGCGCGGCCGGGCCCGCGAGGAGGCCGACGCCGACGCGGCCAGGATGATCGAGGCCGGAGTGCCGGACGGGCTCGCCAAGCGGGTCTCCGGTCTGCTCGACGAGTACGGCCTGCTCGACATCACTGAGGTGTCGGAGCTGGCCGAGCGGGACGCGGGCGTGGAGTCCGAGCGCAGCCCGCTGGAGACCGCGCAGCTGTACTACGCGCTGTCCGACCACCTCAACATCGACCAGATGTTGACCTCGGTCAGCGCGCTGGAGCGCGGCAACCGCTGGCACGCGCTGGCCCGCCTCGCCCTGCGCGACGACCTGTACGGGTCGTTGCGCGCGATCACCCTGGACGTGCTGCGGCAGGGCGACCCGGGTGAGGCCCCCGAGGCCAAGATCGCCACCTGGGAGCGGACCAACGCTTCCCGGCTGGCGCGGTCGCGGGCCGCGCTGGAGGAGATCCACGCCTCCGGCAGGCTCGACCTGGCCACCCTGTCGGTGGCCGCGCGCCAGGTCCGCAGCATGGTGCGCTGA
- the ctaJ gene encoding aa3-type cytochrome oxidase subunit CtaJ yields the protein MTLVETLLVFAAVPLAIYGVIALMTLRERFAKAPRYRPGQEWEHEPVWWTANPAGLGSAHAGTAEAGTPVHTAKGGARGGW from the coding sequence GTGACGCTCGTCGAGACCCTTCTCGTCTTCGCGGCGGTCCCGCTGGCCATCTACGGCGTGATCGCCCTCATGACCCTGCGCGAGAGGTTCGCCAAGGCACCCCGGTACCGCCCCGGCCAGGAGTGGGAGCACGAGCCGGTGTGGTGGACGGCCAACCCCGCCGGCCTGGGTTCCGCCCACGCGGGCACCGCCGAGGCGGGCACCCCGGTGCACACGGCCAAGGGAGGAGCCCGTGGTGGCTGGTGA
- a CDS encoding mechanosensitive ion channel family protein — MTASLFSQPLSTQLPFTMEPPKCITEDGSWCAEVWRLTGNEWLAASAGWLVAKPLKILLIFIVAFVIRLLVRRLIDRLTSGEGKTPALLRPLKERAPQALGALVSERRQQRAKTIGSVLKSLVTFIVYGLAFIMALGELGVNLGPVIASAGIVGVALGFGAQNLVKDFLSGIFMMLEDQYGVGDVVDVGEASGTIEAVGLRVTTLRDVNGTVWYVRNGEILRVGNSSQGFAVAVVDLPVGYGADVDVVIALLDRVSKEVAGEEPFSSDVIEAPEVLGVEKVTPESVTVRMTVKVRPGRQWAVQRALRARAMGAVEEAGIQPPMGRLFPPTAPA; from the coding sequence ATGACTGCCTCCCTCTTCTCCCAGCCGTTGTCGACCCAACTGCCGTTCACCATGGAACCGCCCAAGTGCATCACCGAGGACGGCTCGTGGTGCGCCGAGGTGTGGCGGTTGACCGGCAACGAGTGGCTGGCCGCCTCGGCCGGGTGGCTGGTGGCCAAGCCGCTCAAGATCCTGCTGATCTTCATCGTGGCGTTCGTGATCAGGCTGCTGGTGCGCAGGCTGATCGACCGGTTGACCTCCGGCGAGGGCAAGACCCCCGCGCTGCTGCGGCCGCTGAAGGAACGCGCGCCGCAGGCGCTGGGCGCGCTGGTGTCCGAGCGGCGCCAGCAGCGGGCCAAGACGATCGGCTCGGTGCTCAAGTCGCTGGTGACGTTCATCGTCTACGGGCTGGCGTTCATCATGGCGCTCGGCGAGCTCGGGGTGAACCTGGGTCCGGTGATCGCCTCGGCCGGGATCGTCGGCGTCGCGCTCGGGTTCGGCGCGCAGAACCTGGTCAAGGACTTCCTGTCCGGGATCTTCATGATGCTCGAGGACCAGTACGGGGTCGGTGACGTCGTCGACGTCGGTGAGGCCAGCGGCACCATCGAGGCGGTGGGGCTGCGGGTGACCACGCTGCGCGACGTCAACGGGACCGTGTGGTACGTGCGCAACGGCGAGATCCTGCGGGTCGGCAACTCCAGCCAGGGCTTCGCGGTGGCGGTGGTGGACCTGCCGGTCGGCTACGGCGCCGACGTGGACGTGGTGATCGCGCTGCTGGACCGGGTGTCGAAGGAGGTCGCGGGCGAGGAGCCGTTCTCCTCCGACGTGATCGAGGCGCCCGAGGTGCTCGGTGTGGAGAAGGTGACCCCGGAGAGCGTGACGGTCCGGATGACGGTCAAGGTGCGCCCCGGCAGGCAGTGGGCGGTGCAGCGGGCGCTGCGCGCGCGGGCCATGGGCGCGGTGGAGGAAGCCGGGATCCAGCCGCCGATGGGCAGGCTGTTCCCCCCGACCGCCCCGGCCTAG
- a CDS encoding HNH endonuclease gives MPDRQPTRSGAPSGHAPGPTLCPDPDASAPDVVASRARAAPIPIPVPLPVVPSWGRRRVLLLNTTFEPLTALSLRRAVVLVVCGKAEVVHGDPAGKVVHSATSSVVIPSVIRLSSYVRVPYRGRVPLTRAGLMHRDRYRCAYCGGRAETIDHVVPRSRGGQHTWHNCVACCARCNHRKADKMLSELGWRLRVVPTAPRGPHWRLLAGVVDADPLWLPYLGEPAA, from the coding sequence GTGCCAGACCGACAACCGACCCGCTCCGGCGCGCCCTCGGGGCACGCGCCGGGGCCGACGCTTTGCCCGGATCCGGACGCCTCGGCGCCGGATGTGGTCGCTTCGCGCGCCCGGGCCGCCCCGATCCCGATCCCCGTACCGCTCCCGGTCGTCCCCTCGTGGGGCAGGCGCCGGGTGCTCCTGCTCAACACCACGTTCGAGCCACTGACCGCGTTGTCGCTGCGCCGCGCCGTGGTCCTGGTCGTCTGCGGCAAGGCCGAGGTCGTGCACGGCGACCCGGCAGGCAAGGTCGTGCACTCCGCGACCTCGAGCGTGGTGATCCCCTCGGTGATCCGGCTCAGCAGCTACGTGCGCGTCCCCTACCGGGGTCGGGTGCCGCTGACCCGGGCCGGGTTGATGCACCGCGACCGCTACCGCTGCGCGTACTGCGGTGGTCGGGCGGAGACGATAGATCATGTCGTGCCGCGCAGTCGGGGCGGGCAGCACACGTGGCATAACTGCGTGGCGTGTTGCGCCAGGTGCAACCACCGCAAGGCGGACAAGATGCTGTCGGAGCTGGGCTGGCGGCTGCGGGTGGTCCCCACCGCGCCGCGCGGCCCGCACTGGCGGCTGCTCGCAGGCGTGGTCGACGCTGACCCGCTGTGGCTGCCGTACCTCGGAGAGCCCGCCGCTTAG
- a CDS encoding globin, whose amino-acid sequence MGTPIEPDSPTENFYDAVGGEDTFRRVVGRFYEEVARDPLLRPMYPEEDLGPAEERLRLFLMQYWGGPHTYSDRRGHPRLRMRHQPFTIGPAERDAWLRCMRVAVDTAGLAEAHRARLWQYLEMAANSLLNSWV is encoded by the coding sequence GTGGGCACTCCGATTGAACCCGACTCCCCCACCGAGAACTTCTACGACGCGGTCGGCGGGGAGGACACCTTCCGCCGGGTCGTCGGTCGCTTCTACGAAGAGGTGGCCAGGGACCCGCTGCTGCGGCCGATGTACCCGGAAGAGGACCTCGGTCCGGCCGAGGAGCGGCTGCGGCTGTTCCTGATGCAGTACTGGGGCGGGCCGCACACCTACTCCGACCGGCGGGGCCACCCCCGGCTGCGGATGCGGCACCAGCCGTTCACCATCGGCCCGGCCGAGCGCGACGCCTGGTTGCGCTGCATGCGGGTCGCGGTGGACACCGCGGGCTTGGCCGAGGCGCACCGGGCCCGGCTGTGGCAGTACCTGGAGATGGCGGCGAACAGCTTGCTCAACAGCTGGGTCTGA
- a CDS encoding acyl-CoA thioesterase, translating to MGVFVAEVRPRWSDMDLFGHVNHANTVTLLEEARVDLLFHEAALRGADDLARGVVVAKLVVDYRAPLYANGGVLRIEMSVREIRAAYFVLDYAVRSGPSEVDPVAVTASTTLAPYDLKSGKPRRITDTERDFLAAWHSGGNGG from the coding sequence TTGGGTGTCTTCGTCGCCGAGGTGCGGCCGCGCTGGTCGGACATGGACCTGTTCGGGCACGTCAACCACGCCAACACGGTGACGTTGTTGGAGGAGGCCCGGGTAGACCTGCTGTTCCACGAGGCTGCGCTGCGCGGGGCCGATGACCTGGCGCGGGGTGTCGTGGTCGCGAAGCTCGTCGTGGACTACCGGGCCCCGCTCTACGCCAACGGCGGCGTCTTACGCATAGAGATGTCTGTTCGAGAGATCCGCGCTGCGTACTTCGTGCTCGACTACGCCGTCCGCAGCGGCCCTAGCGAAGTGGACCCGGTAGCGGTCACCGCGTCGACGACCCTGGCGCCGTACGACCTCAAAAGCGGCAAACCTCGCCGCATCACCGACACCGAGCGGGATTTCCTCGCCGCCTGGCACAGCGGGGGCAATGGTGGCTGA